One genomic window of Bartonella sp. HY038 includes the following:
- a CDS encoding FAD-dependent oxidoreductase, whose protein sequence is MQHHPSSDMEQIECDLLVIGSGAGGLSAAVTAAYHGLDVLVVEKDAYFGGTTAFSGGWLWIPQTSHAKKAGIIEGDDAPRLYLKNIMGNRYDDVMVDTYLKKAPEMVDFFETKTDVAFNGGNAVPDFHGKIDGAVIGGRSVVAAPFDGRKLGDLLYKLRKPIPQMTLMGMAIASGADMRAFLTTLRSISSFSHVTKRLMRHFYDLAFYRRSTQIVNGNALVARLLKSAQHYNVRLLSDTPALSLIKNNDDICGAIIEKNGVKKQVFAKYGTVLATGGFPHDQLRKKRLFDHVQNGSPHESAAPLSVDGDGLKMAENIGALVDETLISSGAWAPVSLVSNRQGGFNRFPHLVERGKPGLIAVRQDGKRFVAEDISYHDFMVGLLNATPKGEPVTAWLLADHRFIRRYGLGAVKPFPVPFTKWLKNGYLKRANSVAELAQKCGIDEGALQKTIANYNRDAAQGIDNEFHRGTTPYQLAQGDKDHLPNPCIAPIVKAPFFAVEITAGSLGTFAGLICDDKARVLDGHGEPINGLFAAGNDMNSIFAGTYPSGGITLGPAMTFGYIIGESVAAARNKVQENKI, encoded by the coding sequence TGATGTCTTGGTGGTGGAGAAAGACGCCTATTTTGGTGGTACTACGGCTTTTTCTGGTGGGTGGCTATGGATACCACAAACATCGCATGCCAAAAAAGCTGGTATTATTGAGGGTGATGATGCGCCAAGGCTTTATTTGAAAAATATTATGGGCAATCGCTATGATGATGTGATGGTGGATACTTATTTGAAAAAAGCACCTGAAATGGTGGATTTTTTTGAAACAAAAACCGATGTTGCTTTTAATGGCGGCAATGCCGTTCCTGATTTTCATGGCAAGATAGATGGCGCAGTCATTGGCGGTCGTTCGGTGGTTGCAGCACCTTTTGATGGTCGAAAATTAGGAGATCTTCTTTATAAATTGCGCAAACCCATTCCGCAAATGACGCTTATGGGCATGGCCATCGCATCAGGCGCTGATATGCGGGCATTTTTAACAACTTTACGCTCAATATCGTCCTTTAGCCATGTAACAAAGCGGCTTATGCGCCATTTTTATGATTTGGCGTTTTATCGCCGTTCAACGCAAATTGTTAATGGCAATGCGCTGGTGGCACGTTTGTTAAAGTCGGCCCAGCATTATAATGTCAGGCTTTTATCTGATACACCAGCTTTATCCTTGATAAAAAATAATGATGATATTTGTGGCGCAATTATTGAGAAAAATGGCGTAAAAAAACAAGTCTTTGCTAAATATGGCACGGTGCTCGCAACGGGCGGCTTCCCTCACGACCAATTAAGAAAGAAACGGCTTTTTGACCATGTGCAAAATGGCTCGCCGCATGAAAGTGCCGCACCTTTAAGCGTTGATGGTGATGGCTTAAAAATGGCTGAAAATATTGGCGCCTTGGTTGATGAAACATTGATATCATCAGGGGCTTGGGCGCCGGTGTCCTTAGTATCTAACCGGCAAGGTGGCTTTAACCGTTTTCCCCATTTGGTGGAGCGTGGTAAGCCAGGGCTTATTGCCGTCCGACAAGATGGCAAACGTTTTGTTGCAGAGGATATATCTTATCATGATTTTATGGTCGGGCTACTTAATGCAACCCCAAAGGGCGAGCCGGTAACAGCTTGGCTGCTTGCTGACCATAGGTTTATCCGCCGTTACGGGCTTGGTGCGGTCAAGCCTTTTCCGGTGCCTTTTACTAAATGGCTTAAAAATGGCTATTTAAAACGCGCTAATAGTGTGGCAGAACTTGCCCAAAAATGCGGTATTGATGAAGGTGCCTTACAAAAAACCATTGCCAATTATAACCGCGACGCCGCGCAAGGCATAGATAATGAATTTCACCGTGGCACAACGCCTTATCAACTAGCGCAAGGCGATAAGGATCATTTACCCAATCCATGTATTGCGCCCATAGTGAAAGCTCCATTTTTTGCCGTTGAAATTACTGCTGGCAGTTTGGGAACTTTTGCTGGGCTTATTTGTGACGATAAAGCGCGGGTACTTGATGGGCATGGCGAGCCAATTAATGGGCTATTTGCAGCAGGAAATGATATGAATAGCATTTTTGCCGGAACCTATCCAAGCGGGGGCATAACCCTTGGGCCTGCAATGACTTTTGGTTACATTATTGGTGAAAGCGTTGCAGCTGCACGCAATAAGGTCCAAGAAAATAAGATATAA
- a CDS encoding FAD-binding protein — translation MLASEPNAPLSQNTIEEVDVLIFGAGAGGMSAALIAKIEGLEVLLCEKTSQVGGITATSGGTTWVPGTSLSIAAGVADSAKDAEKFLKAIIGNRGGEAKRLAFLRSGASAIDDFTQKTEVQFVASKAHPDYLDGDGAAFGGRALSPLPFDGRLLGKDFERVRQPRPEFMGLGGMMVGRDELDIILNRFKSLANLKTTLKIVSRYFKDRLRFSRGTRVLMGNALVARLFFSLKQQGCMPEFEHSLKELIQENGRIIGAKVATPNGIRIIHARKGVVLATGGIANNKELRQSLYPEGTREQCLAPLSNNGDGVENAIKIGARLDDGCDSPALWMPCSSYKNPNGEMAVWPHIILDRAKPGLLAVNQKGERFVNESNSYHDFCMGALQRNKMVSTIPAYLIVDDAFIHQYGLGLVLPGGVGLNRLIQSGYIIKADTLAALAQKIDVDPQGLINTVKQYDDDALTGVDQAFGRGSSVMNRFNGDKDNKPNPCMRVLGKGPFYAVSVRPYDLASSGGIDCDEFGRVVDNDQKPIEGLFACGNDATSIFRGTYPGPGTTLGPAMVFGWRIAKYLAGSLKN, via the coding sequence ATGTTAGCAAGTGAGCCAAATGCGCCTTTATCTCAAAACACCATTGAGGAAGTAGATGTTTTGATTTTTGGTGCTGGTGCTGGTGGCATGAGCGCAGCGTTAATTGCTAAGATTGAAGGGCTTGAGGTTTTGCTATGCGAAAAAACAAGCCAAGTTGGCGGCATTACTGCAACATCAGGCGGTACAACATGGGTGCCGGGTACTAGTTTAAGTATCGCGGCGGGTGTCGCTGATAGCGCCAAAGACGCTGAAAAATTTTTAAAAGCCATTATTGGTAATCGTGGTGGTGAAGCTAAGCGATTAGCTTTCTTGCGCTCTGGCGCTAGCGCCATTGACGATTTTACGCAAAAGACTGAAGTGCAATTTGTGGCTTCTAAAGCCCATCCTGATTATCTTGATGGTGACGGTGCTGCCTTTGGTGGTCGTGCTTTATCGCCTTTGCCGTTTGATGGCCGCTTGCTTGGCAAGGATTTTGAGCGGGTGCGACAACCGCGTCCTGAATTTATGGGGCTTGGCGGCATGATGGTTGGCCGCGATGAATTGGATATCATCTTAAATCGCTTTAAAAGCCTTGCCAATTTAAAAACAACATTAAAAATTGTTAGTCGTTATTTTAAAGATCGTTTGCGTTTTTCACGCGGTACTCGCGTATTAATGGGTAATGCGTTGGTTGCACGGCTATTTTTTAGCCTTAAACAGCAAGGCTGCATGCCAGAATTTGAGCATAGCCTTAAAGAACTTATACAAGAAAACGGCCGCATCATTGGTGCTAAAGTCGCAACGCCCAACGGCATACGCATTATTCATGCGCGTAAAGGCGTTGTTTTAGCAACCGGTGGCATTGCTAATAATAAGGAGTTGCGCCAATCGCTTTATCCTGAAGGGACAAGGGAGCAGTGCCTTGCACCTTTAAGCAATAATGGTGATGGTGTTGAAAATGCGATTAAAATTGGCGCGCGGCTTGATGATGGCTGCGATAGCCCTGCTTTATGGATGCCATGTTCATCTTATAAAAATCCAAATGGTGAAATGGCGGTTTGGCCGCATATTATTCTAGATCGCGCTAAGCCTGGGCTTTTGGCTGTAAACCAAAAGGGCGAGCGGTTTGTAAATGAATCCAATAGTTATCATGATTTTTGTATGGGAGCGTTGCAACGAAACAAAATGGTGTCAACTATACCAGCCTATTTGATTGTTGATGATGCTTTTATCCACCAATATGGTTTAGGCCTTGTATTGCCGGGTGGGGTTGGTCTTAATCGACTTATCCAATCGGGTTACATCATTAAGGCCGATACATTGGCGGCTTTGGCGCAGAAAATCGATGTCGATCCTCAAGGGCTCATCAATACCGTAAAGCAATATGATGACGATGCATTAACCGGCGTCGATCAAGCTTTTGGGCGTGGAAGCAGTGTTATGAACCGCTTTAACGGCGATAAGGACAATAAGCCAAATCCTTGTATGCGCGTTTTAGGTAAAGGGCCATTTTATGCGGTGAGCGTTCGCCCCTATGATCTTGCTAGCAGTGGCGGCATTGATTGCGATGAATTTGGCCGCGTTGTTGATAATGATCAAAAGCCGATAGAAGGACTTTTTGCTTGCGGCAATGATGCAACCTCAATATTTCGTGGCACCTATCCAGGCCCTGGCACAACCCTTGGGCCAGCGATGGTTTTTGGGTGGCGCATTGCCAAATATCTTGCCGGTTCACTTAAAAACTAA
- a CDS encoding NIPSNAP family protein yields MERYEIATLQLAMGGAAKAAPAIEEFCSQSGARGKLLGAFATEVGPLNQVILLRGFDSEDDFNSERQRTLNAANPFGASEWMSNLVLDSYIPFPFLKPVEAGEFGPIYEMRSYVYKHGGLPHILKAWENAVPAREKISPLTIALYSIDGEPRITHIWPFKNASERFDLRSESVKQGVWPPVGGPQWLTSDMRSLLAVPLSISPLR; encoded by the coding sequence ATGGAACGTTATGAAATTGCAACATTGCAGCTTGCCATGGGCGGCGCTGCCAAGGCCGCCCCTGCGATTGAAGAATTTTGCTCGCAATCAGGGGCAAGGGGTAAGCTTTTAGGAGCTTTTGCCACTGAAGTTGGGCCATTAAACCAAGTTATTTTATTGCGTGGTTTTGATAGCGAAGATGATTTTAATAGTGAGCGTCAGCGCACCTTAAATGCCGCTAATCCTTTTGGCGCTTCAGAATGGATGAGCAATTTGGTTTTGGATAGCTACATTCCTTTTCCATTTTTAAAGCCAGTTGAAGCGGGTGAGTTTGGCCCAATTTATGAAATGCGCAGCTATGTCTATAAGCATGGCGGTTTACCGCATATTCTAAAAGCTTGGGAAAATGCCGTGCCAGCGCGTGAAAAAATATCGCCCCTCACTATTGCGCTTTATAGCATTGATGGCGAGCCAAGGATTACCCATATTTGGCCATTTAAAAATGCGAGTGAGCGTTTTGATTTACGCAGTGAATCGGTCAAGCAAGGTGTTTGGCCACCAGTTGGTGGGCCTCAATGGCTAACGAGCGATATGCGCTCGCTTCTTGCTGTACCGCTTAGCATTTCCCCCTTACGCTAA